The genome window ACACGCATGGTTAGAGGCTCTGTTATATTGTTTGAAAGACCTTCCATTGCCGTTCTAGTAGTTCCATCAGTATTTGTAAACAGATAGTGCATAAAATCTTCTGAAGTAGCATGAACATTTGCTTCTGCTTCATCAACATCAACACCTGGAGCAGGATCTTTAGTTCTAAAAACTTCTGAAGGAACTTCACTTATGCCGTCAGTATACTTAGCTAACTGTTGAATACCTTCTAAAGTAGCATAACTAACCCCTTTTTCTCCAACAATACCCGTCTTTGGGGTTACTGTGTCATCTAACGTTACATCACTAGTAATCGTCTGCATTGCAGGGAGTTCAGCAAAGCGATCTCCCGACAAGCTCATCTTTACACCATTTTGGAATAATTTGTCATAATCGGAATATCCCGTCCGATCGAAAGCACCGAGTTCTTCAACTCCGGCCTTCACATCATTGCTTGTAGTTGAGAATACAGAGTTTGCCCCGTACCAACCAAGCACGTTTGTCACAGTTGGCGCAACGACTGGAGCTGCAGCGAGCAGTGTTGCGGAACTGATCCCAAAATACTTAATAGTATTTGTAATTCTTGAAGATTTCTTCAAAATTTCTTCCTCCTAAATATTTATCAGGAAATATTTCCTTAATAAACTGAACGACTCAAATATATTTAATTAAATGTATACTGAATCTCAGTGTACTAACGTATGTATTATAAGCCAGAAAGGCATTCATTGCAAAGATGAGCCTTGTAATACTCACTTCAAATCTATTTGCGCTAAATTGCAAGATAACAGGGATAACCTTTAATTCCCTTGCCCCTCAGCCTTTCTGCCTTTTGTTAAGCTTAGATTACAATCTTGTTTCTCTATTTCACATGCGCTAGATAATAGCGCTTCTTACCGATCTTCACGACGACGTATTTACCTTCGTATTTGGCAGCAGGATCGATGACGAATTCTTCGTCGGTCACCTTCTCGCCGTTAATTGCAATCGCACCGTTCTTCAGATCTTCCCGTGCTTGCCGCCGGCTTGGTTCGATCTTCGTTAGATCAACAAGCCACTCAACAATTTTTGCTTTCTCGTTAGCGACTTCGACGTGCGGCATCTCAGCCAATGCTTGCTTGATCTCGTCAGCTGAGAGATCTCCGTATTCGCCGGAGAAGAGCGCAACACTGATGCGCTCAGCTTGCTTCGTAGAATCTTCGCCGTGAACGAAAGTGGTAACTGCCTCGGCTAAAGCTTTCTGTGCTGAGCGTTTCTCTGGCTGATCTATTACTTGTTGTTCTAAGTACTTAATCTCATCTTGATCGAGGAAAGTGAAGAATTTCAAGTAGTTAACCACAACTTCATCCGGCTGGTTATACCAGAACTGGTAGAACTCATACGGACTCGTCTTCTCTGGATCGACCCAGACGCTCTGCCCATCGGCAGTTTTGCCGAATTTCGTTCCATCAGCTCGCACAATTAACGGACAAGTCAGCGCAAATGCCGTGGTGCTTGAACCCATCTGACGGTGAATGAAATCCACTCCCGCCGTGAGATTACCCCACTGGTCGCCGCCGCCGATCTGAAGCTCAACGTGATGATCACGCCGTAAATTCAGAAAATCAATTGCTTGTAAGATCGGATAGCTAAATTCAGTGAAAGAGATGCCGTTTGCGAGGCGATTCTGCACTGAATCCTTAGCAATCATCGTATTGATGCTGAATTGCTTGGCATAGTCACGTAAGAATTCCAAGAGATCAATCTTACTGAGCCAATCATAATTGTTGACAAAGACGAAGCCGTCCTTGCCAAAGAAGCGTTCCAATTGATGCTTCAAAGACTCAGCGTTTGCTTCGATCGTCTCCATGCTTTGGAGCACCCGTTCAGCACTTCGCCCAGATGGATCACCGATTGAGCCGGTTCCACCACCGATAACGATGTAAGGTTGATGCCCAAATTGTTGGAAACGTTTTAAAATCATTAAAGAAACTAAATGTCCAATATGGAGTGACGGACCGGTCGGATCAACACCTTCATAAAGGGAGATCTTGCGTTCCGTCGTTATTTTTTTTAGTTCTGCTTCGTCGGTGGCTTGGTTGACGGCTCCCCGCCAAGCAAGCTCATCCATGATATTATCTGCCAATTAAATTCCTTTCTGGGCAAATTATTTCAGCAATTCCTTGTGAGTAACTTTCAAGTCTTGATCTAAGTCATAGACAATTGGTTGACCCGTAGCAATTTCAAGATCCAAGATATCTTCATCTGAAATGTTTTCTAAGTATTTCGTCAAAGCCCGAAGTGAGTTGCCGTGAGCTGCAATAATCACGTTCTTGCCTTTTAAGAGATCAGGTGCAATATGATCTTCCCAGAATGGCATTACCCGCTCCAAACAAATCTTCAAGTTCTCGCCCTGTGGAACTTGTTTTGGATCAAGATCGGCATAACGACGATCATGAGCGATTGAATATTTCGCATCAGTTGGTTGTAATGGCGGCAAAACATCATATGAACGACGCCAGATATGTACTTGTTCGTCGCCCCATTTCTCAGCAGCTTCCTGCTTGTTTTGGCCCTGCAAATCGCCATAATGGCGTTCGTTTAAGCGCCAAGATTTTGTTTCAGGCACCCAAACTTGTTCGCTTCCTTCAAGTGCGAAGTGCAAAGTCCGGATTGCCCGAGTTAAAACTGAGGTATAAGCTTGATCAAATTGAATTCCTGCTTGTTTAAGCAACTTGCCAGCATTCTTGGCTTCTTCAATTCCCTTTTCGGATAAATCAACGTCCCACCAGCCAGTAAATAGATTCTCTAAATTCCATTGACTCTGACCATGGCGGAGCAAAACTAATTTCGACATAAAAAATAAACTCCTTTATTTATAGGTTATACGTTTAAAATAATACACCAAAACTCTGGCGATGTGTTCAATTTCTTACAAAATAAAAACCCTAATCTTGAAAATTAGGGTTTTAATTCTTTGCTTTGCGGTATCCTGCCTGCTGTGCTTGCTCTTCCGAGTCAAACCAAATTCGATTGGCAGGGTTACTATTTTGTTGATTATAAGTTTGTTGGCCGGGCACGTGATAAACTTTGGAGCGCTTATTGCCCCAAATTCTCTCCGTAGCTTCACTGCTGCTAGTGCTTGGTGCTCCAGCTACTTTACTATAGCCCGTCGCATAATCGATCTCCATGCCACTTTGGACATTGAAGATGTATTTATTAAAGACGATGCGCTGATCATTAAGCGATTGTCCCCGCATCCAAACACCACGAGCAACTAGTTCATTGCCCCGATAGACCGGTCGCACTTCATAGCGTACGTAATTCTTCGGGCTCTCTTTGAGATACGCCGCAATCGTATCTTCAATCACCAACATCTGCGGATTATTTAAACTCACCGTGCCGGTCATCAAGTTCTTTGGATTATTATTCTGCCCGGTAAATTGATAGCCAATTAAGTGACTGCGGTTGTAAAGATACGTGCCGTTTGGCATCTTCTTGTTGTGCCAGCCGGTCGGATTCCAGACCAGAGGTTCTCGCTTAGCTGTTGGCATCAACGACTGATTCAAGAGCGCCTGGGCATCGACTGCCCGATTCAATTGATCAAGGTCGCTGTATTTCTCCCACGGCTCGGTCTGCTTCAGCTCATCTTCCGTAAATCCGGGCTGATTATCATTAACTGCGATCACCTGCTCGCCCTCGTAATCAAGCTTCTGCAGTTTCTCATAGGTTGCTGGATCTTGGAGTGTAGTCGTGACGGGTTTTTGCGCTGTACAGGCGCTAAGAGATAATGCTACCCAGATAAATAATAAGAAGCTAAATTTCTTTCTTACCATCGGATTTTCCTTTTCGAGAAGTTGACCTGAATCTTCTCAAAGTCGTTCTGTCGTAAGAAGTCC of Xylocopilactobacillus apicola contains these proteins:
- the tyrS gene encoding tyrosine--tRNA ligase yields the protein MDELAWRGAVNQATDEAELKKITTERKISLYEGVDPTGPSLHIGHLVSLMILKRFQQFGHQPYIVIGGGTGSIGDPSGRSAERVLQSMETIEANAESLKHQLERFFGKDGFVFVNNYDWLSKIDLLEFLRDYAKQFSINTMIAKDSVQNRLANGISFTEFSYPILQAIDFLNLRRDHHVELQIGGGDQWGNLTAGVDFIHRQMGSSTTAFALTCPLIVRADGTKFGKTADGQSVWVDPEKTSPYEFYQFWYNQPDEVVVNYLKFFTFLDQDEIKYLEQQVIDQPEKRSAQKALAEAVTTFVHGEDSTKQAERISVALFSGEYGDLSADEIKQALAEMPHVEVANEKAKIVEWLVDLTKIEPSRRQAREDLKNGAIAINGEKVTDEEFVIDPAAKYEGKYVVVKIGKKRYYLAHVK
- a CDS encoding 2,3-diphosphoglycerate-dependent phosphoglycerate mutase, encoding MSKLVLLRHGQSQWNLENLFTGWWDVDLSEKGIEEAKNAGKLLKQAGIQFDQAYTSVLTRAIRTLHFALEGSEQVWVPETKSWRLNERHYGDLQGQNKQEAAEKWGDEQVHIWRRSYDVLPPLQPTDAKYSIAHDRRYADLDPKQVPQGENLKICLERVMPFWEDHIAPDLLKGKNVIIAAHGNSLRALTKYLENISDEDILDLEIATGQPIVYDLDQDLKVTHKELLK
- a CDS encoding DNA/RNA non-specific endonuclease; this translates as MVRKKFSFLLFIWVALSLSACTAQKPVTTTLQDPATYEKLQKLDYEGEQVIAVNDNQPGFTEDELKQTEPWEKYSDLDQLNRAVDAQALLNQSLMPTAKREPLVWNPTGWHNKKMPNGTYLYNRSHLIGYQFTGQNNNPKNLMTGTVSLNNPQMLVIEDTIAAYLKESPKNYVRYEVRPVYRGNELVARGVWMRGQSLNDQRIVFNKYIFNVQSGMEIDYATGYSKVAGAPSTSSSEATERIWGNKRSKVYHVPGQQTYNQQNSNPANRIWFDSEEQAQQAGYRKAKN